Proteins encoded in a region of the Schaalia hyovaginalis genome:
- a CDS encoding WhiB family transcriptional regulator, which produces MAWSGADDADLFALVDGPLAWQQHALCAQTDPEAFFPEKGGSTREAKAVCQSCEVREECLEYALANDERFGIWGGLSERERRRIRRMAG; this is translated from the coding sequence ATCGCATGGTCGGGAGCCGACGACGCCGACCTCTTCGCCCTCGTCGACGGTCCCCTCGCGTGGCAGCAGCATGCTCTGTGCGCGCAGACGGATCCCGAAGCCTTCTTCCCTGAAAAAGGCGGGTCCACGCGCGAAGCCAAGGCGGTCTGCCAATCCTGCGAGGTCCGCGAGGAGTGCCTCGAATACGCGCTGGCCAACGATGAGCGCTTCGGCATCTGGGGCGGGCTCTCCGAAAGGGAGCGGCGCCGGATTCGTCGCATGGCGGGCTGA